The DNA region CTACCGCGCAGGGTACGCCACCGCAATCGAGCAGTATCGGAGAAGAGAGCGCTGAGAGTCGCGTCGTCGCCTTCCTGTCCCTCCGAACCCGCACGAATATATTTGGGGAACCTTCTTACCGGTCGACTTTGACAGACGGAGTATGCCGAGTAGGGTCGCCGCGACGGAGGCGCTCTCCGACGCGGAGGTGTTCGTCCGCGAGAACCCCGAGATCGCGACAGTTCTGGCCGTCGGTCTCGTCGCGCTGTTCGGCGTCAGCTACGCGCTTCAGTGGTTCCGCCGCCCGATGGGGGTGCAGTTCAAGCGAGCGCTGTCGAACCTCGACGAAATCGCGGTGTTGATGCACCCGAACCCGGACCCCGACGCGATGGCGGCGGCTATCGGCGTCGCCTGCCTCGCCGACCAGGTGGATACGCAGGCACGTATCCAGTTCACCGGGCAGATACGCCACCAGGAGAACCGCGCCTTCCGAACCGTCCTCGACTTGGACCTCGAACAGATCGACCACGTCTCCGAAATCGCCGCCGAGAACGTCGTCCTCGTCGACCACAACACGCCGCGCGGGTTCGCCGGGGCCGAGAGCGTGCTCCCGTTCGCCGTCATCGACCACCACCCCGGCGACGGCGCGGGCGAGGAGTTCACCGATGTGCGAACGAACTACGGCGCGAGCGCCAGCATCGTCGCCGAGTACTTCCGCGACATCGGCGCGAAACCCGTTCCGCCCGACCAGCACGCCAGCGAGATAAACGCCCGCTACACGATGCCGTCGACGGTGGCGACCGGTCTGCTGTACGGCATCCTCGCCGACACCAAACGGCTCACGTCGGGCTGTGTCGCCGCCGACTTCACCGCCAGCGGCTATCTCTACCCCGGCGTCGACGAGGACCTGCTGGACCGCATCGCCAACCCGCAGGTCGGCGCGGAGGTGCTGGAGGTGAAAGCCCGCGCCATCGCGGGTCGGAAAGTGCAGGGCTCGTTCGCCGTCAGCGACGTCGGCCCCGTCTCGAACGTCGACTCTATCCCGCAGGCGGCGGACGAACTGATGCACCTCGAAGGCGTCACCGCAGTCGTCGTCTGCGGCGAGCGCGACGGCACGGTGTACCTCTCGGGTCGCTCCCGCGACGACCGCGTCCACATGGGCCGTGCGCTGGAGGCCGCCGTCTCCGACATCCCGAGCGCGTCCGCCGGTGGTCACGCCCGGATGGGCGGCGGTCAGATTCCGCAGGTCGACCCGGCCGGCGGCGACGTGCCGAGCCCCGTGCCCAGAAACGGGCTGGTCGACCGCCTGTTCCAGACGCTCACCGGCGACGTGTGAGCGCTGGCACGCGCTCGAGGCCACCGACGCGCGCCCGACGCGTGACCGCCGACGTGAACGCTTTTTCACCGGCCGCCCGTATCGTGTCCATGGCTACCGCGAGCGGCACGTGGGGGTATCGGGACCGCTTCGGCGACAGTTTCGGTCGCACCTACTTCCGCCGGTTCGGTCCCGGCGTGGTGTCGAGCATCGGTATCGGCACGTACCTCGGCGACCCGACTGACGACGTCGACGACAGGTATCGGGAGGCGCTCGTAGCCGCGTTCGAGAGCGGCGTCAACCTCGTCGACACCGCGATAAACTACCGCTGTCAGCGGAGCGAGCGCGTCGTCGGCCGCGCGCTCGACGAGGCCGACGTCGAGCGGGATGAGGTCGTCGTCGCCACGAAGGGCGGCTTTCTCCCGTTCGACGGCGATCGGCCGAGCGACCCGAGCGAGTACGTTCGCGAGCGGTTCGTCGAGACGGGCCTCGTCGACATCGACGACCTCGCTCGCGGCAGTCACTGTCTCGCTTCCGACTACCTCGACGCGATGCTCGACCGCTCGCTCGACAACCTCGGTCTCGACAGCGTCGACTGCTACTACGTCCACAACCCCGAGACACAGTTGGCGGTGCGCGACGCCGACGCGGTGTACGACCAGTTGGAAGCCGCCTTCGAGCGCCTCGAAGAGCGGCGAACCGCGGGCGATATCGGCGGCTACGGCGTCGCGACGTGGGAGGCGTTCCGCGTGCCGCCCGAGCACCCGAGCTATCTCTCGTTGGCGGAGGTCGTCGCGTGCGCCGAACGCGCCGCCGACGCCGCCGGCAACGAGGAGTCGGGACTACTTGCGCTCCAACTACCGTTCAACGTCGAGATGGCCGACGCGTTCACCGCGAAGGTCCACGAGCGTCGCGGTGGAGACGGCGAAGCTGGAGGCGACGAACGCGGGGAAAGCGACCGGGTGAGCGCGCTGGAGTTCGCCCACGACACCGGCCTCTCCGTGTTCGCGAGCGCGAGTCTGAAGCAGGGCGACCTCGTAAGTCGGATGCCGGAGGCGGTCGCCGCGGAGTTAGAAGGCGACTCGACGGCACAGCGCGCGCTCAACTTCGCGCGGAGCGCCCCCGCGGTGACGGCGGCGCTCGTCGGGACGAGTCGTCGAAAACACGTCGCCGAGAACGTCGCCGCAGGGACGTTCGACCCACTAGGCGCGAAGGTGTTCGACGCCGTCTTCGAGTGAGGGCCGCCGCGCTACAGTTCCTTCCACTCGCGGCCGCAGTCCGGACAGCTACGAACCGCGAACACCTCGTCGGGGTCGTTGCGCTTCTTCAACGTCTCCTCGCACTCCTCGCACGCGAGACGCCCGTACGTGTCTTTGTCGAGTTCTCCCTCGCGCAGACCCTTCCGGGTGGATTTCATGCTCCGCCATTATCGCCCACCCCACAAAAATAGTCCGGCGGAACTGGTTGCAAATAGCGAACGTCCGGATTCGGGCACCTCTCCCGTCGGATCGACCGCGAGACGGCGAAGGGACGCCGACTCCGTCGTAATCGGCTTGTTTTTTACCCGTCCGTCCTCAGAAGGAATCGATGGAGTACGTCCAAGAGCGAATCGCGACGCTCCACGACCTGACCGCCCCCGCCCCCGCCGCCCCGGCGGACCGCGCCGCCGTCGTGTTGCCGATGACCGAACGCGAGTACGCCAGCCTCGCCGCCGAGCGGGTCCTCGCGGAACTAGAACGCGTCGGCCCCGCACGCGTCGTCGTCGCCCTCCGCGCGTCACCGGACCGTGTCGGCCCGTTCGCCGAGTGGCTCTCGGAGTTCGACCTCCCGCTGTCGGTGGTGTGGTGCGACGGTCCGACGCTCTCGTCGTTTCTGGCCGAGGAAGGGCTCAACGGCCGACGCGGCAAGGGTCGCGACGTGTGGTTGGCGCTCGGGCAGGCGCTTTCCGAGGAGTTCGTCGTCGTCCACGACGCGGACACGAAGACGTACTCTCGCTCGTACGTTCACCGGCTACTGTTCCCGCTCGCGCACGGCTACGGCTTCTCGAAGGGGTACTACGCCCGCGTCGAGAACGACCGCCTCTACGGCCGACTGTTTCGGCTGTTCTACGCGCCGCTGGTCGCGGCGCTGGCCGAGGAGGCGGACGCGCCGGTTCTCGACTACCTCTCGGCGTTCCGCTACGCGCTCGCCGGGGAGTTCGCCGCGACGGTCGACGTGGCTCGGCACCTGCGCATCCAGCGGACGTGGGGTCTGGAGGTGGGGACGCTCGGCGACGCGTTCTCGCTGGCGGGGTTCGACGGGAGCGCGCAGGTCGACCTCGGGGCGTACGAACACGACCACCGGGCGGTCGGCGGTCCCACGGGCCTCTCCGAGATGAGTCGGTCGGTCGGCGCGGCGTTGCTGCGGGCAGTCGAAGACCACGGCGTCGACCCCCCGTACGAGACGCTCCCGACTCGGTACCGGGAGACTGCCCGCCGATTCGTCAAGCAGTACGCCGTCGACGCGGCGTTCAACGGCCTCGACTACGACCGAAGCGACGAACGCGAGCAGGTCGAGCGGTACGCGGCCGCCATCGCCGTCCCGGGCGGCGACGACCGGCTTCCCGCGTGGGCCGACGCCCCGGTCTCGCCGGAGACGGTCGCCGAACTCGCCGAAGCCGACCTTCGGGAGGCGGCCGAATGAGCCGAACGTACGACGACCTCGCGGGCGTCGTCGACCTGTTCGGCGCGCTGACGCACGGGGAACTAGAATCCGCGCTCGACGAACTCGCGTACAAACAGGGGTCGAGCACCGACGTGAAGGCGCTCACCGAGGCCGTCGACGGCGCCGTCGAGGAGTACTATCTCGTGGAGTACGTCGCCACCGCGGACGACCGGAGCGTCGAGACGAGCGAACCGAACCGGCGCGCCGCCGAGGACCGGACGTTCGTGACGGTCGGCCCCGCGGCGTTTCCCTCGATGCCGCCGAACGCCGAGGACCTCCCGCACATCCTCGACGTGCCGCGGCGGGAAGTGGACCGAGGGGCGCTCGGCGAGCAGGTCCGCGAGCGTCTCGCGGCCGAAGTCGAGACCGCGGCGGACGAAGACGACGAGGACCGACTCGAACGGCTGTACGACGTGACGTACGACCTCGACGCGTGGGCCCCAGTCGAGACCGACGAGATACGCGAACGGTTGGATGCGCTTCTTCAAGATTAAGGCCGTCGAACGATAGCAGGATACATGGATCTCACAGGGGTGACCCGGCACGAGGCGACCGCCGTCGAGGGAGCGACGCGGCAGGCGGCGGTCATCGCACCCGTGCTGTTCCGGGACGGCGACCCGCACGTGCTGTTCACGAAGCGGGCCGACCATCTCGGCGAGCACCCCGGCCAGATGAGCTTTCCCGGCGGCGGCCGCGAACCGAGCGACGCGGACTTGACGGCGACGGCGCTGCGCGAGGCCCGCGAGGAGATCGGACTCCGGCCGGAGGAGGTCGAACTCGTCGGTCGACTGGACGACATCGAGACGGTCACCGACTACTCGGTGCGGCCGTTCGTCGGGCGTATCTCCGACCGCGAGTACACCCCCGACGAGCGAGAGGTCGCCGAAATCGCGGTGCTGTCGGTCGCCGACCTCACGGATTTGGACAACTACGAGTCCGAGCGCCGCGACCACCCCAGCCACGGACCGATTCGCGTCCACTTCTTTCACGTCGACGGCTACACGGTCTGGGGTGCGACCGGCCGGATGGTCGTCCAACTGCTGGAACTGACGACCGACTGGCGAGCGCCGTCGGAACCCGACCGAGTGGTCGACCCCGACGCGGAGTTCCCCGCCTGAGTCGGTCGTAGGCTCGACGCCGGCGAGCGAAACGGAGCGCGGGAGTCGCTACCGACCGAACAGCCGTTTGAGGAGGCTTCGCTCGCTCGGCCGCTCGGCGAGCAGCACCGAGCAGTCGACGTCGTTGAGCACTTCCAGGTTGAGCGACCCGGCGACCAGTCGTGAGAGCAGGCCCCGCTCGGTTGCGCCGATGATGACGAGCGTGTGGTCTTCGGCCTCGCGGGCGATGGCGCCCTCGATGTCTCCGGAGTCGTCGACGACGAGGTCGGCGTCGTCGAGGTCGTGGTCGGCGGCCCACTCGGAGAGGAACTGTTCGCCACCCTCGCGCTCGGAGGTGTCGTCGACGACGTGCAGCAGACTGACTTCCGAGCCGTCGGTCGAGCGAAGTTTGCGTGCGACCTCGGCGCTCAGATCGGAGTCCGGACCGCCCGCCGTCGGGAGGAGGATTCGCGAGGTGTCGAGACCGCGGTCCGAGAGGATGAGGAAGTCGCAGGGAAGCTGGTTGGTCAGTTCGTCCAGCGGGCGCTCGGCGCGTGCCGCGCCCCAGAGGTCGTTGGCTCCCCAGCCCATCAAAACGAGGTCCGCGTGCGTGCGGTCGGCGATGGTGAATATCTCCTCGAACGAACGGTGGGAGACGACCGTCGACGTCTCGCAGTTGACGCCGTAGCTGGCGACGGTCTCGCGGACGTCCGCGAGCTGCTCTTCGGACTCGACGGCGATTCGTGTACGTTGTCCGGTTTCGTAGCCGCGGGCGGCCTGTCCCGGCATCTGGACGATATGGACGAGGTGGACGGTCGCGGCGTCGGTCCGGTCGGCGAGTGTGGAGGCGAGTTCGACGAGTCGCGACTCGGTGCGCGGGTTCGCGATGGGCACCATCAGTCGGTAGGAGTCGTCTTCGATGAGCGCTGGCGCTTTGGTGGTGTTGATGAGCGGGACGTACGAGCGGCCGACCAGTCCGCCGAACGCCCATTCCCGCATCGAGAGTTGGCGGTTCGCCCCCTCGAACCGGGCGGATTCGAGCCGGTGTTCGCTCGTCTGGAAGTAGTTGACGACGGTCACGAGCGCGATGCCGCCGATGGTGTTGCCGAGAAGCACCGGGAGGACAAACTGAGTGAATCCGTAGAGGACGGCGAGCTCGCCGCTGAAAACGAGATACATCATCTCCGTGAAGGAGACGACGACGTGGAACAGGCTCCCGAGCGGCACCGAGAGAAACGCCATGTAGACGATGACGAGCCGGGAGATGGTGTCGCGGGATGCGTAGACGACCCAAACGACGCCTGCGACGATGAGTCCGGCGAAGATGGCCTTGAAGAACAGGTCCCACCACGGCGTCTCAACCCCGTGCCGGGAGATTTCGGTCGCGACCGTCGCCGCCTCCGGGGAGAAGACGTTACTGTACGTGAGAACGGCCGCGCCGATCCCACCGCCGGTGAAGTTGCCCGCGAGGACGATGAGCCAGTGACGAAACAGCGCCGGAAGACTCGCGAGGCGTTCGAGCGTCAGTGCGACCGGTGGAAGGGTGTTCTCGGTGTAGAGCTGGTAGCCGCCGAGGATGATGTAGATGAAGCCGAGTGGGTAGAGCAGCGCGCTCAGTACCGTATCCTCGCCCGCTTTCGCCGACATGGAGACGTAGAGGAGAAACGTGATGGTGATGGCGAACCCGGCCGCGAGCGCGCTGAAGAACAGTTCACGGCTCCCCGAGGTGACCTCCTCGTCTGCGGCGGCGATGATGCGCTGGAACACTTCGTCGGACGAAAAACGGTCCCGCATGACCGCACCGGCGGCGGGCGCACCGCTTCTGGAACGGTCGACCGCCTCCCGTACCGAGTCCACCTGATCGGAGTTGTCGCGACCGGGTTCGTTCATTATCGAACCAAATTTCTGTAGCTACAAAGTGTTTTACTATCGAAACCGGCCGACGGAGGCGGAATCAGCGCAGCTAAATACTACGAATGACAACTTTCTGGTTGTATTTGGTCAAATAACTCGACTGCGACGAGCGTTCGTCCGGGCGACCGACGCCGATGACGGCGGACGACGGGAGATCCGACCGCCGGCGGTGCCAATACTGACCGGAACAGAACCCTTTTGACCGCCACGGCGCTACTCCGGAGCACATGGTCGCACAGACGATGGATCGAGTTCCGCGCCGATGAATCGACGGTTCTGACCAGCAGTCGCCCCGGAGTAACCCGATGAAAGCAGTCACCGACGAGTCTGTACTCTCGGATACTGGCATCGACGCCGTCGCCCTCAAGCCCGCTGAGTGCGACGTACGCCGCGCCGTCGACCTCCCGGCGACGACGGTCGCAATCGACTACGAAGGGGCCGACCACCTCCCCGACGCTCGGACGCTCGAAGCGCTCGCCGAGACGGCTGACGTCCGTCTCACGACGCCGGTCCGCGCCGACGGCTTCGACCCGCTGGGCGACGACTCGCTCGTCGCCGACCTCCCCGAGAGCGTCGGCCGCGTGCTCGTCGCCGGACACGCCGCTTACCTCACCGAGGACGAACGGCGCAGGGCCGTCGCGCCCCGACTGAAGGCGGCCCGCGAGACTGCCTCCGACGCGTGGGTCGGCACGGAGGGTCTCGAGCGCGTCGCGCTCGCCGCCGGCGGAACGCAGTACGAACTGCTCTCGCGAGCGACCGAACGCGACGTACGAGCCCTGCGCGCCGCGGGCTACGACGGCGAGATAGCGCTCTACGCGCCGACTGTACTGACCGACGACGAGGACGAAATTCTCGACGCCGTCGGCGGCTACGTCGCCCGCAGACGACCCGTCGCTCGGGCGCTGCCCGAGGGAAGTTCGTCGGATTCGCGCGCGACCGGCCGAGCCAGAACGGTGCTGTCGAAGGCGAGTCGGGACTACGCGCTCGTCGGGACGCCGGCAGTCGTTCGGAAACGGGTCGACGCGCTCGAATCGCTCGGCGTCGACACCGTCGTCGGCTACCCCGCGCGTGGCATCGACGAGTTCCTGTAATTTTCGTTCTTTCGCTCTACCTTCCGCGGCGGCGTTTAATTACGCTCAGACTCGTTGTGATATAGCGGTAGACACCTCGAAAGCCCCCACCGTCTCGACTCCCACCCGATGGTGGCTCGGCCGGCAACCGAGGGCGGGATCGAAAGGGCTTTCGAGGTGCTCAACAGGTCTGCCCGTGTGTTTGAACGCTGCCGGACGAAGCGCTAAGTGCGACGGCCGTGAGTTCCGGGCATGACACCGCCGACCGCCGAACTCGGCCGCTTCGCCGTCCGCCACGCATCTCTCCACCTGACGGAGGTCCACCGCTGATGCGCGTCGCCGTCGTCGGCGGCGGCGCAGTCGGCCTCACCGCCGCCTACGACCTCGCGACCCGAGACGCCGACGTGACGCTGTTCGAGCGCGGCGAGTACGACCCGTCGTCGACTCCGGCCGACGGCAGTTCGGCGCGCGCGGCGGGCGTGCTCTACGACGCCTACGCCGAGGACGTCGACGCCGAAATCGGCGGCCGAGCGCTGGAGCGCTTTCGCGAGCTCTCGGGCGAGGACGGCTTCGAGTTTCACGGCTGTCCGTACGTGATAACCGTCGGCGAGGGCGACGAGACGGCCGCCGAGGCACTGGGGGCGAGCGTCGACCGGATGCGCGTCCACGGCCGCGACGTCTCGGTCGTCGACCCCGCCGAACTCGGGTCGCGGTTCCCGCTTCGGACCGACGACCTGCTCGCGGGCGCCGTCGCCGACAACGCCGGGTGGACCGACCCGGCGAGCTACGTCTCGGCGATGGCCGCGAAGGCGCGACGCGCGGGTGTCGCGTTCGAGATCGGACAGTCGGTCAGCGTCCGCGTCGACCCACCGGGCGTCGCCGTCGACGACGCGGTGACGAAGGGGTTCGACGCCGTCCTCGTCGCCACCGGAGCACACACGAAGCAGGTGTTCGCCGAAGCGGGAATCGCCGTTCCGCTGAAACCGTACCGGGTGCAGGCGCTCACCGGGCGCAGCGCGTACGAGGGTCCGATGGTGTACGACGCGACGGCGGGCGTCTACTTCCGACCGCACCCGACCGGAGTTCTGGCCGGTGACGGAACCGTCCCCGTCGAAGCCGACCCCGACGAGTGGAAGCGCGACGCCGACGACTGGTTCGTCGACGACATCCGGACAGCGCTCGGCGAGCGCGCCGGCTACGACCTCGACGTGGCGCGGGCGTGGGCGGGACTCTGCGTGGCGACGCCCGACGGCGACCCGCTGCTCGGCGAACTCAGAAGTGGGGTGTTCGTCGCCGCCGGCTGGCAGGGCCACGGGTTCATGCGCGCGCCGGCGACCGGCGAGGCGATAGCTGCGCAGATAGCGGGTGAGAGCGCAGGAATCACCCCGTTCGACCCGAGACGCTTCTCGGGCGACGAGGCGTTCGAGATTCGAGAAGGGATGGCGCTGGACTGACGCGACGGTCGAGAAGGAACCGCCTCAGTCGCGCGTCTCGTCGTCTTCGTCGCTCCCGTCCTCGTCGCGGCTCTCGGCCTGTTCGACGAACTCGTCGTCGGTCTCGTCCATCGACTCGTCCGTCGGCTGTCCCGCCGCCTCCGCGGGTTCGACGCGGGCGTCGGGGTCGTCGATGGTCGCCTCCTCGTCAAGCATCGACTCGGTGGAGGCCGTCGCGTCGGTGCCCTCGGCGGACGCGTCGTCTTCGTCGCTCGCTTCGTCTCCGTCGCGCTCGCCGTCTTCCTCCGCGGAGCGGGCGGTCGTCGCCTCCTTCGCCTCTTTCTCGGTCGGTTGCTCTTCGACGACGCTCGTCTCGCCGCCGGCAGCATCCTCGGAGTCCGTCCCCGTGGCTTCTCCTTCCGCTTCGACGGCCACGTCCTTTCCTTCCTCCGTCTTCGGGATGTAGACGCGGAGCGTGCCGTGTTTCGTCACCGTCGCCGTCGCCGCCTCGGCGTCGACGGTCGCGTCGTCGGGGAGTTTCGCCTTCCCGTCGAGCGAGAGCCCGCGGCCGGGGAATCGCATCTCGTACCCGTCGTGGAACTCTCGGAACCGGTCGATGCGGACCTGAACCTCGGTGTCGACGAAGCGGACCTGCACGTCGCTCTTGTTCGCGCCCGCGGCGTCGAAGACGACGAGGTAGCTGTCGTCGCTCTCCAAGAGGTCGTACGAGAGCGGCTTCCGTTCCTGGACGTGTCCGATTCCGCGGCCGACGCGCTCGACGACAGCGTTGGCCACCGACTCGCCGATTGCTCGCAGATCGGTCATAGTTATAGTTCGATGGCTTCGAGAGCGTCGGTCTGCTGGCAGTACGGACAGACGAAGTCGTCGACACCGACGTCGTCGGGCATGTCGTACGTGTAGTGCAGTTCGAACATGTCCATCTCGCAGTCGGAGTTGGTACAGGCTACTTCGAGCGTCGCGGGCATGGTGACAGATAACGGTCCCATCCAGATAAACGCGCTGGGTGAGAACCGGCCGGAGTCGCCGGGATACGCGGCGTCGGTTATATAACTCGTGAGCGAGTACCGGTCAGATAGCCAAACATTACATGAACGACGGGTATCACCCTCCCGAACGTATCTACGGCGTCGTCTTCGACGCGCACAGACGGGAATCGGGGGAGCGAAGCTGGGTCGTCGAAGCGGAGGTGACGGAACAGTCGTTACACGTCGTCGACTGCGCGACGGTAGCGCAGCGCTTCGGGGTCTCGCCCCGGCGAAGCGACACCGTCACCGCGCTGGTGTCGTTTCTCGCCGACCTCGACGGTCGGTGCGCGGTCGGACTCGACTTTCCGTTCGGGCTTCCGAAGTCGGTGATCCCCGAGCGGCGGTGGCGACGGTTCGTCGACCGGATTCCCGACTGGTTCTCCAGCCCTGAGGACATGACGAAACGCTGCCGGATGCACGCCCGACTCGTCACCGACGGCGCGGAGTCGAGCGTCCTCCGCGCGACCGAGGAACCGCTGAGCGCGGTCGCCGCCTACGACCCGCGACTCTGCGCGGAGACGTTCTACGGCATCCGCGACGTGCTTCGACCGCTCGTCCTGACCGACACCGCCCGAATCGTCCCGATGCAGTTGCCGAAGGAAGACCGGCCGCTGATACTGGAGACGTATCCGGCGGGGACGCTCGACACGCTGCGGTGCCAGAAACGCGAGGTGCGTCCCCCCGGCGGCCCGACGCCGACGCTCGTACTCGAGAGCCTCACCCACCGCGAGGTCGAACTGTCCTCGTCGATTCGAGAGCGCGTCTGCGACGCCGGCGACGACGCCCTCGAAGCGGTCGTCGCCGCGTTCGCGACGTTCCGCAACGCCACCGACCCCGCGAACCTCCGGATGACCGACGAACTGCCGTCGGTCGAGGGGTACATCTACGTCTGACCGCCGAGGCCCCCCGAACCGTCGAGAGGCCGCCGAGCGCCGGAACCGCACCGTTTTACCCGTTGACCGACAACCCCGGCGTATGACCGACCCCGCCGACCTCGAAGTGACGCTCGTCGACGGGTACGTCGACGAACCGGCACACTTCGGCGTGCCGCCGTACATCTCGACGTACCCGCGCTTTACCGCCGGCGCGATGGTCGACGCCGGGGTACCAGAGGAGCAGATAACGTACCACACCATCGACGAACTCCGCGAGGACAGACAGAAATGGGCCGACGTCGCCGACGCGGACCTGTTCGTCTACATCGGCGGGATGACCGTCCCCGGCAGCTACGTCGGCGGGACGCCCGCCGAACCCGACGAGGTACGGGAACTCGCGTGGACCGCCGACGGAACGACGCTGATGGGCGGCCCCATCCGCTTCGGCGTCGGCGAGGAGAACGCCGGGGGACAGGAGATGGAGCGCAAGGACCTCGACTACGACTTCGTCGCCAAAGGCGACGTCGAGGCGGCGGCCTACGACCTCGTCGACAGCGGGTTGGAGGGGTTCGGCAACCGGATGCGCGACAACGAGGAACTCGACCGCTGGGCGGCGAAGGGGGCGTTCGTCGTCGAACAGCACCCGAACCATCCAGAGTACCTCATCTGCGAGATGGAGACCTCTCGGGGTTGTGCCTACCGCTGTTCGTTCTGCACGGAACCGCTGTACGGCAACCCGGCGTTCCGAACCGCCGACTCGGTCGTCAAGGAGGTCGAGAACCTCTACAGTCGCGGTGCTCGACACTTCCGACTCGGCCGGCAGGCCGACATCCTCGCGTTCGGCGGCGACGGCGAGGCCCCGAATCCCGACGCGCTCCGGCGACTCTACGGCGGGATTCGGGAGGTAGCACCCGACCTGGGGACGCTGCACCTCGACAACATGAATCCCATCACCATCGCGCGGTGGCCCGACGCGTCCAGAGAGTGCATCCGTATCATCGCCGAGCACAATACCCCCGGCGACACCGCCGCCTTCGGCCTCGAATCGGCCGACCCCGTGGTGCAGGAGGAGAACAACCTGAACGTGAGCGCCGACGAGTGTTTTCGAGCAGTTGAAATCGTCAACGAGGAAGCCGGCTGGCGTTCCGGCGAGGACCCGGCGGACGCGCCGACGTTCGGCGACAACGCCGGAAATCGCCTGCCGAAACTGCTTCCGGGTATCAACCTGCTCCACGGCCTGATGGGCGAGCGCGAGGAGACGTTCGCGCACAACAAGCGGTTCCTTCAGCGCGTCTACGACGAGGGGCTGATGGTCCGTCGCATCAACATCCGGCAGGTGATGGCGTTCGACGGCACCGAGATGTCGTCGACGGGGTCACAGATCGCGGAGGAGCACAAGAAGCTGTTCAAGCAGTACAAACAGGAGGTC from Haloprofundus halobius includes:
- a CDS encoding NAD(P)/FAD-dependent oxidoreductase, yielding MRVAVVGGGAVGLTAAYDLATRDADVTLFERGEYDPSSTPADGSSARAAGVLYDAYAEDVDAEIGGRALERFRELSGEDGFEFHGCPYVITVGEGDETAAEALGASVDRMRVHGRDVSVVDPAELGSRFPLRTDDLLAGAVADNAGWTDPASYVSAMAAKARRAGVAFEIGQSVSVRVDPPGVAVDDAVTKGFDAVLVATGAHTKQVFAEAGIAVPLKPYRVQALTGRSAYEGPMVYDATAGVYFRPHPTGVLAGDGTVPVEADPDEWKRDADDWFVDDIRTALGERAGYDLDVARAWAGLCVATPDGDPLLGELRSGVFVAAGWQGHGFMRAPATGEAIAAQIAGESAGITPFDPRRFSGDEAFEIREGMALD
- a CDS encoding DUF7559 family protein, with the translated sequence MPATLEVACTNSDCEMDMFELHYTYDMPDDVGVDDFVCPYCQQTDALEAIEL
- a CDS encoding DUF429 domain-containing protein codes for the protein MNDGYHPPERIYGVVFDAHRRESGERSWVVEAEVTEQSLHVVDCATVAQRFGVSPRRSDTVTALVSFLADLDGRCAVGLDFPFGLPKSVIPERRWRRFVDRIPDWFSSPEDMTKRCRMHARLVTDGAESSVLRATEEPLSAVAAYDPRLCAETFYGIRDVLRPLVLTDTARIVPMQLPKEDRPLILETYPAGTLDTLRCQKREVRPPGGPTPTLVLESLTHREVELSSSIRERVCDAGDDALEAVVAAFATFRNATDPANLRMTDELPSVEGYIYV
- a CDS encoding radical SAM protein; amino-acid sequence: MTDPADLEVTLVDGYVDEPAHFGVPPYISTYPRFTAGAMVDAGVPEEQITYHTIDELREDRQKWADVADADLFVYIGGMTVPGSYVGGTPAEPDEVRELAWTADGTTLMGGPIRFGVGEENAGGQEMERKDLDYDFVAKGDVEAAAYDLVDSGLEGFGNRMRDNEELDRWAAKGAFVVEQHPNHPEYLICEMETSRGCAYRCSFCTEPLYGNPAFRTADSVVKEVENLYSRGARHFRLGRQADILAFGGDGEAPNPDALRRLYGGIREVAPDLGTLHLDNMNPITIARWPDASRECIRIIAEHNTPGDTAAFGLESADPVVQEENNLNVSADECFRAVEIVNEEAGWRSGEDPADAPTFGDNAGNRLPKLLPGINLLHGLMGEREETFAHNKRFLQRVYDEGLMVRRINIRQVMAFDGTEMSSTGSQIAEEHKKLFKQYKQEVREEIDRPMLKRVAPPGTVLENVHLEYHQEGTTFGRQLGTYPLLVGIPGERELDRTIDTAIVDYGYRSVTGVPHPLDVNDASMDELTAIPGLGKSKAGDIIVNRPYDSADDVDDALAKFVSAGDGGSDVSSAD